A single window of Arcobacter venerupis DNA harbors:
- the lepB gene encoding signal peptidase I, producing the protein MLKKLYNWSSSWTGTIVIVLAIIFFVAQAFVIPSGSMKNTLLIGDMLFVKKFSYGIPTPRIPWLEVKVLPDFNNNGHLIEGPRPQRGDIVVFRYPKNENIHYVKRAVATGGDLVAIKDKHLLLHPKEGNEFVKANYLKENIIEIDNKLWVIDPYKKDHPGIHHDEKIVDNGLNPAELFNMSPIIVPEDETFMMGDNRDHSNDSRFWGTVPYKDVVGTPWFIYFSWNDNKEIRWDRVLKSVKTLEETIDFDKLEIEQEEGIY; encoded by the coding sequence ATGTTAAAAAAATTATATAACTGGTCTAGTTCATGGACTGGGACAATTGTAATTGTTCTTGCAATTATATTTTTTGTTGCACAAGCATTTGTAATTCCAAGTGGAAGTATGAAAAATACTCTTTTAATAGGAGATATGCTTTTTGTTAAAAAATTCTCTTATGGTATTCCAACTCCACGAATTCCATGGCTTGAAGTAAAAGTATTGCCTGATTTTAATAATAATGGACATTTAATTGAAGGTCCAAGACCACAAAGAGGCGATATTGTAGTTTTTAGATACCCAAAAAATGAAAATATTCACTATGTAAAAAGAGCAGTTGCAACTGGTGGAGATTTAGTTGCAATTAAAGACAAACATCTTTTACTTCATCCAAAAGAAGGTAATGAGTTTGTAAAAGCAAACTATCTAAAAGAGAATATTATTGAAATTGATAATAAACTTTGGGTAATTGATCCTTATAAAAAAGACCATCCCGGAATTCACCACGATGAAAAAATTGTAGATAATGGTTTAAATCCAGCAGAATTATTTAATATGTCTCCAATCATTGTTCCAGAAGATGAAACATTTATGATGGGTGATAATAGAGACCATTCGAATGATTCAAGATTTTGGGGAACTGTTCCATATAAAGATGTTGTTGGTACTCCTTGGTTTATCTATTTTTCATGGAATGATAACAAAGAGATTAGATGGGATAGAGTTTTAAAAAGTGTTAAAACATTAGAAGAAACTATTGATTTTGATAAATTAGAGATTGAGCAAGAAGAAGGAATTTACTAA
- the folD gene encoding bifunctional methylenetetrahydrofolate dehydrogenase/methenyltetrahydrofolate cyclohydrolase FolD translates to MILLDGKALSEKIKEEVKVEVAQLVEEKQITPGLAVILVGNDAASATYVASKAKSCKNAGIYSVVHEMPDSITQEELLETIEMMNKNPKLDGILVQLPLPKHIDTTTVLEAIDPLKDVDGFHPYNVGRMVSNLDSFLPATPFGVMRMFEEYGIELSGKNVVVIGSSDIVGKPMASLLINAKATVTVCNSRTKDLKAHTKEADIVIIAVGVPHLLKADMIKDGAVVIDVGINRLDTGKLTGDADFEDCKDKCSFITPVPGGVGPMTIGMLLKNTLKAAKLRDKRESK, encoded by the coding sequence ATGATATTATTAGATGGAAAAGCATTATCTGAAAAAATCAAAGAAGAAGTAAAAGTTGAAGTAGCACAACTTGTTGAAGAAAAACAAATAACGCCAGGACTTGCAGTTATTTTAGTTGGTAATGATGCGGCTAGTGCAACATATGTGGCAAGTAAAGCAAAATCATGTAAAAATGCGGGTATTTACTCTGTTGTTCATGAAATGCCAGATAGTATTACTCAAGAAGAATTATTAGAAACAATTGAAATGATGAATAAAAATCCAAAACTTGATGGTATCTTAGTTCAATTACCACTTCCAAAACATATTGATACAACTACTGTTTTAGAAGCAATTGATCCATTAAAAGATGTAGATGGTTTTCATCCTTACAATGTAGGAAGAATGGTTTCAAATCTTGATTCTTTTTTACCTGCAACTCCTTTTGGTGTTATGAGAATGTTTGAAGAGTATGGGATAGAATTAAGTGGTAAAAATGTTGTAGTAATTGGAAGTAGTGATATTGTTGGTAAACCAATGGCTTCACTTTTAATTAATGCAAAAGCTACAGTTACAGTTTGTAACTCACGAACAAAAGATCTAAAAGCACATACAAAAGAAGCTGATATTGTTATCATTGCAGTTGGTGTTCCTCATTTACTTAAAGCTGATATGATAAAAGATGGTGCAGTTGTTATAGATGTTGGTATCAATAGACTTGATACTGGTAAATTAACAGGCGATGCTGACTTTGAAGATTGTAAAGATAAATGTTCATTTATAACTCCAGTTCCTGGTGGAGTGGGACCTATGACAATTGGAATGTTGTTAAAAAACACGCTTAAAGCTGCAAAATTAAGAGATAAAAGAGAAAGTAAATAA
- a CDS encoding 50S ribosomal protein L25/general stress protein Ctc — MLEGIIRDSMTKQATKTLRRDGYLIANIYGKGLENISAAFKRNEFIKFLRNKETLAFDVNLGGNIVKVVVQEYQKCPLTSELLHVDLMVAQAGVKTSYKIPVKTTGIAKGLKNKGLLMIHTKRVPVKCTVEELPNNITLDVTNLDTGDNILIRDLTLPASLECFLDPRVPVVGIIKAK, encoded by the coding sequence ATGTTAGAGGGTATCATCAGAGATAGTATGACAAAACAAGCTACTAAAACTTTAAGAAGAGATGGATATTTAATTGCAAATATCTACGGTAAAGGTTTAGAAAATATTTCAGCGGCATTCAAAAGAAATGAATTTATCAAATTTTTAAGAAACAAAGAGACTTTAGCATTTGATGTTAATCTTGGTGGAAACATAGTAAAAGTTGTAGTTCAAGAATATCAAAAATGTCCGTTAACTTCAGAGTTATTACATGTTGATTTAATGGTTGCACAAGCAGGTGTTAAAACTTCATATAAAATTCCAGTTAAAACTACAGGTATTGCAAAAGGTCTTAAAAATAAAGGTCTTTTAATGATTCATACAAAAAGAGTACCTGTTAAATGTACTGTTGAAGAATTACCAAATAACATTACTTTAGATGTAACAAACTTAGATACAGGTGATAATATCTTAATTAGAGATTTAACTTTACCTGCTTCTTTAGAGTGTTTCTTAGATCCAAGAGTTCCTGTTGTTGGTATAATTAAAGCTAAATAG
- the pth gene encoding aminoacyl-tRNA hydrolase → MHLIVGLGNIGDKYQLTRHNVGFMVIDEITKSLTTSNIQKSNFHSTLEKSAYDLYSKPTTFMNNSGMAVQAIKEYYKLDMEDIIVIHDDIDLPFGTVKFKIGGGHGGHNGLRSIDAHIGKEYIRVRIGVGKPQDKADVANYVLNNFSKEELNKLPDIILHTMNAIKALKSEDIEQVKTKFTLK, encoded by the coding sequence ATGCATTTAATTGTAGGTCTTGGAAATATTGGTGATAAATACCAATTAACAAGACATAATGTAGGATTTATGGTTATCGATGAGATAACCAAAAGTCTTACAACTTCTAATATTCAAAAATCAAATTTTCATTCTACACTAGAAAAATCAGCTTATGATTTATATTCAAAACCAACTACATTTATGAATAATTCAGGAATGGCTGTTCAAGCTATTAAAGAGTATTATAAATTAGATATGGAAGATATTATTGTAATTCATGATGATATAGATTTACCATTTGGAACTGTAAAGTTTAAAATTGGTGGTGGTCATGGTGGACACAATGGTTTAAGATCAATTGATGCACATATTGGAAAAGAGTATATTCGTGTAAGAATTGGTGTAGGAAAACCACAAGATAAAGCAGATGTTGCTAATTATGTATTAAATAATTTTTCAAAAGAAGAATTAAACAAACTACCCGATATAATACTACATACTATGAATGCTATAAAAGCACTAAAAAGTGAAGATATAGAACAAGTAAAAACTAAATTCACATTGAAGTAA